One region of Eleutherodactylus coqui strain aEleCoq1 chromosome 5, aEleCoq1.hap1, whole genome shotgun sequence genomic DNA includes:
- the LOC136627186 gene encoding oocyte zinc finger protein XlCOF7.1-like, producing the protein MKGDQRCKEEIPTGNYPDDGIGCSEERLISADCKAEDCGITQDTCEEPAIVPDIPSSLHSKDLLSDLSMFNKQKKSHKKEEPQRTHTGRKTFPCPECEKCFTKKSQLVRHQRIHTGEKPFSCSECGKCFRLKLQLVRHLKTHTGEKPFSCYECGKCFRLKSHLVMHKSIHTGEKPFLCSECEKCFRLKSQLVQHQGTHTGEKLFSCSECEQSFRLKSHLVIHKRSHTGEKPFLCSECGRCFRQRSQLVIHQCIHTGEKPFSCSECGECFGQRSQLVRHQMIHTGEKPFSCSECEKCFRLKLQLDRHWKTHTGEKPFSCSECGICFRQKCQLVIHQRSHTGEKPFSCSECGKCFIQKSKLVRHQRIHTGEMPFSCSECGKCFRQKSQLVFHQSIHTGEKPFLCSECEKSFTRKSDFLYHQRLHTGEKPFSCSECGKCFSISSSFVRHQRIHTGEKPFSCSECGKCFIEKSVLVRHQRRHTGEKPFSCSECEKCFSINASFVRHQRIHTGEKPFSCSECGKCFSINSSFVRHQRIHTGEKPFSCSECGKCFREKSSLVRHQRTHTGEKPFSCSECDKSFTRKSVFLKHQATHTGK; encoded by the exons ATGaagggcgatcagcggtgtaaagaggagattcctacaggtaactacccag ATGATGGTATCGGATGCTCAGAAGaacgtctgatatctgcagattgtaaagcagaggactgtggtatcacacaagatacatgtGAAGAACCTGCTATTGTCCCAGATATTCCCTCATCCCTCCACAGTAAAGATCTATTATCTGATCTATCAATGTTTaataagcaaaagaaaagtcacaaaaAGGAAGAACCTCAAAGAACTCATACAGGCAGGAAGACCTTTCCTTgtccagaatgtgagaaatgttttacaaagaaatcacaacttgtccgacatcagaggattcacacaggagagaaaccattttcatgttcagaatgtgggaaatgctttagacTTAAATTACAACTTGTCAGACATTtgaaaactcacacaggagagaagccattttcatgttacgaatgtgggaaatgttttagactgaaatcacatcttgtaatgCATAAGagtattcacacaggagagaagccatttttatgttcagaatgtgagaaatgttttagactgaaatcacaacttgtccaacATCAgggaactcacacaggagagaagctattttcatgttcagaatgtgagcaATCTTTTAgactgaaatcacatcttgtaatacataagagaagtcacacaggagagaagccatttttatgttcagaatgtgggagatgTTTTAGACAGAGATCACAACTTGTAATACATCAgtgtattcacacaggagagaagccattttcatgttcagaatgtggggagTGTTTTGGACAGAGATCCCAACTTGTCAGACATCAGatgattcacacaggagagaaaccattttcatgttcagaatgtgagaaatgttttagacTGAAATTACAACTTGACAGGCACTggaaaactcacacaggagaaaagccattttcatgttcagaatgtgggatatGTTTTAGACAGAAATGTCAACTTGTCattcatcagagaagtcacacaggagagaagccattttcatgttcagaatgtgggaaatgttttatacagAAATCCAaacttgtcagacatcagaggattcacacaggagagatgccattttcatgttcagaatgtgggaaatgttttagacagAAATCCCAACTTGTCTTTCATCAGagtattcacacaggagagaagccatttttatgttcagaatgtgagaaatcttTTACCCGCAAATCAGATTTTCTTTATCATCAAagacttcacacaggagagaaaccattttcatgttcagaatgtggaaaatgcttttcTATTAGTTCAAGTTTTGTCAGacatcagaggattcacacaggagagaagccattttcatgttcagaatgtgggaaatgtttcatagAGAAATCAGTacttgtcagacatcagagacgtcacacaggagagaagccattttcatgttcagaatgtgaaaaatgtttttctaTCAATGCAAGTTTTGTCAGacatcagaggattcacacaggagagaagccattttcatgttcagaatgtgggaaatgtttttctattaATTCAAGTTTTGTCAGacatcagaggattcacacaggagagaagccattttcatgttcagaatgtgggaaatgttttagagagaaATCCTCacttgtcagacatcagagaactcacacaggagagaagccattttcatgttcagaatgtgataaATCTTTTACCCGCAAATCAGTTTTTTTAAAACATCAAGCAACTCACACAGGGAAGTAG